The Vicinamibacteria bacterium genomic interval AGCTTCTAGCGGATTTGCTTCTGGATCTCGACGAGATTGACGGCGTTTTCGCCGTGCTCGAGCCATTGGTTGGCAACGTACCCGACCGGTTCGAAGTCCTGGCGATTCTGGGCGAGGCCCATTTCCGTCGGAAGCAGTACACCGAATCGTCGGAGCTTCTCGAGAAAGCCATCACCCTGAAGCGGCCCGAAGCTCGCCTTTTGAACATGCTGGCCATGGCGCACGACGAGCTAGGAAACCGTGCCAGGGCGCTCGAGATTCTGGAGCGATCTCTTTCTCTCGACCCCGAGCAACCATCGATGCGGGATCTGCTCGAGAAGCTGAAAGCTGGAGGGAGCGGCACTCCCCCTCGTCCGTGACGCTAGCGCCTTGGAGAGGGGCTATCGCTCGCAGTGGTAAACGATGGCGGGCGGCGCATTCCGCCAGATGACACCGCTTCTCGCAACGCGGCGAAACCGCTGCTCCAGCTTCGTGCGGAATCTGCGCCCGGAAGGAAGCGGCAGCCCGTGCATGTAGGCAAAGGTGGCGAACTGCCCGTGGGGAGTCATGACGTCGAACATGGCGTCGAGGATCTGGTTTTGTACGACTTCGGGAAAATTGGCCCAGGGGAGGCTGCTGATGACGCAGTCCACCTGGGTGACGCCGTGGGCCGCCGCGATCTCGACGATGCCAGCGGCCGAGCCGAGATAGACCGGAAGCAAAGGGAACCGCCGTCGGAGCGCATGAGTGTACGGCTCGTTGACTTCGATAACGAAGAAATCCCTGCCGTCGGCCTTGCGAAGTATCTCGGACGTGACCGCCCCCAGCCCCGGGCCATATTCGACGACGACCTCGACCCGAGCCCAGTCGACTCTTTCGACCATCTCCCGTGCCAGGGTCTCGGAGCTGGGGACGATGGCGCCTATCTCGTGGGGTCGGGCTACGAACTGCTTCAGAAAGTTGACCGCTTCTTCCGTCACGGCGTAAGAGGATATGGACACAGAAAGGGTTTGTAAAGAAAAGCTTTCGGGAGAGTTTGGAGAAGGCCACCCCCGCTTAGGTGCGAGGGCGGCCCCTCCCGATTATCGGGTCCCTAGCTCGGCCCGGAGCTCGTGCTCCGCCTGGAACCAATCGGCCGTCGGATCGCTCGGATTGCGGCCCTCACGGAAGATCTTGTACGCCCGCTGACGGATTTGATCGTCGGTCAAGTGCGCGGCAATTGCGCCCCTGGCGATGACGCCCCGCTTGGCTCTCGTACGTCGTGTCGGCTTGGGGGATACATTGGATTCAGGCTTCTTGGTTACTTTTTTGGGCATGGTTGGTTCTACCCGTCCTCCTGATTGAAGGGGCTATGTCTGGAGATAGCCCTCCCGCGTCTCACTCCTTCTTTGAAAGGAAAAACTAATGAATTTTAGCAAAGGCCGCGGCTCGGTCGCAAGGCTTGCGATGAATCGAGCTGGCAGGGTG includes:
- a CDS encoding DUF2934 domain-containing protein; translation: MPKKVTKKPESNVSPKPTRRTRAKRGVIARGAIAAHLTDDQIRQRAYKIFREGRNPSDPTADWFQAEHELRAELGTR